From the Diospyros lotus cultivar Yz01 chromosome 13, ASM1463336v1, whole genome shotgun sequence genome, one window contains:
- the LOC127788176 gene encoding uncharacterized protein LOC127788176, translating to MWCRAFSATLGGHARTWYSCLPHPSINRWEELKTRFLAHYAPLKRHRKSSMALVSIKQNQGESLRDFVARFNEEALSIDEFDQRIAMVALQNGLRAGPFAQSLAKTPHRTFTEALARANKYINAEEVMKVKRAEQPERKEREKEKKKPVVEQKTDYRLSRAPDRPGFGGARESPMSYTSLNASRAEILLALKDKDYLRRPPPLRSPPNTRSKRKYCRFHRDHGHVTEDCIQLKEEIQELINRGYLQDFVGQEGVSSGRVESKSDNRRRSPTRDRFRERSWTPSWREGKQPAGDG from the coding sequence atgtggtgccggGCATTTTCGGCTACTTTGGGAGGACATGCCCGGACCTGGTACTCCTGTCTTCCCCATCCTTCCATCAACCGCTGGGAAGAGCTGAAGACCCGTTTCTTAGCCCACTACGCTCCTTTGAAGCGCCACCgaaagtcttccatggctctggtaAGCATCAAGCAAaaccagggtgaatccctaagggatTTCGTGGCGAGGTTCAACGAGGAGGCATTGAGTATCGATGAGTTCGACCAGCGgatcgcaatggtggctcttCAGAATGGCTTGAGAGCTGGGCCATTTGCTCAGTCCTTGGCCAAGACTCCACATCGTACTTTCACAGAGGCCTTGGCccgggctaataagtacattaatgctgaagaggtgatgaaggtgaagcgggCGGAACAACCtgaaaggaaggaaagagaaaaggagaagaaaaagccaGTGGTGGAGCAGAAGACGGACTATCGCCTCTCCCGAGCTCCAGATCGCCCGGGTTTCGGGGGTGCACGTGAAAGCCCGATGAGTTATACTTCTCTCAACGCCAGTCGAGCCGAGATTCTACTGGCATTGAAGGATAAGGATTATTTGCGGCGTCCTCCACCGCTGaggtctccacccaacactcgaagcaaaAGGAAGTATTGCCGATTCCACCGCGACCATGGTCATGTTACAGAGGACTGCatccagttaaaagaagagattcaagAGCTTATCAACCGGGGTTACCTCCAAGATTTCGTTGGCCAAGAAGGCGTGAGTTCGGGTAGAGTTGAGTCCAAGTCGGATAATAGGAGAAGGTCTCCTACACGGGATCGCTTCCGAGAGCGAAGTTGGACACCGTCCtggagagaaggaaaacagCCTGCTGGGGATGGATGA